A genome region from Piliocolobus tephrosceles isolate RC106 chromosome 8, ASM277652v3, whole genome shotgun sequence includes the following:
- the STEAP4 gene encoding metalloreductase STEAP4 gives MEKTCIDALPLTMNSSEKQEIVCIFGTGDFGRSLGLKMLQCGYSIVFGSRNPQKNNLLPNGAEVLSYSEAAKKSDIIIIAIHREHYDFLTELTEVLNGKILVDISNNLKINQYPESNAEYLAQLVPGAHVVKAFNTISAWALQSGALDASRQVFVCGNDSKAKQRVMDIVRNLGLTPMDQGSLMAAKEIEEYPLQLFPMWRFPFYLSAVLCIFLFFYCVIRDVIYPYVYEKKDNTFRMAISIPNRVFPITALTLLALVYLPGVIAAILQLYRGTKYRQFPDWLDHWMLCRKQLGLLALGFAFLHVLYTLVIPIRYYVRWRSGNLTVTQAILKKENPFSTSSAWLSDSYVALGILGFFLFVLLGITSLPSVSNAVNWREFRFVQSKLGYLTLILCTAHTLVYGGKRFLSPSNLRWYLPAAYVLGLIIPCTVLVIKFVLIMPCVDNTLTRIRQGWERNSKH, from the exons atgGAGAAAACTTGTATAGATGCACTTCCTCTTACTATGAATTCTTCAGAAAAGCAAGAGATTGTATGTATTTTTGGAACTGGTGATTTTGGAAGATCACTGGGATTGAAAATGCTCCAGTGTGGTTATTCTATTGTTTTTGGAAGTCGAAACCCCCAGAAGAACAACCTACTGCCCAATGGTGCAGAAGTCTTGAGCTATTCAGAAGCAGCCAAGAAGTCTGACATCATAATCATAGCAATCCACAGAGAGCATTATGATTTTCTCACAGAATTAACTGAGGTTCTCAATGGAAAAATATTGGTAGACATCAGCAACAACCTCAAAATCAATCAGTATCCAGAATCTAATGCAGAGTACCTTGCTCAGTTGGTGCCAGGAGCCCACGTGGTAAAAGCATTTAACACCATCTCAGCCTGGGCTCTCCAATCAGGAGCACTGGATGCAAGTCGGCAG GTATTTGTGTGTGGAAATGACAGCAAAGCCAAGCAAAGAGTGATGGATATTGTTCGTAATCTTGGACTTACTCCAATGGATCAAGGATCACTCATGGCAGCCAAAGAAATTGAAGAGTACCCCCTGCAACTGTTTCCAATGTGGAGGTTCCCCTTCTATTTGTCTGCTGTTCTGTGtatcttcttgtttttctattgtgTTATAAGAGACGTAATCTACCCTTATgtttatgaaaagaaagataatacATTTCGTATGGCTATTTCCATTCCAAACCGTGTCTTTCCAATAACAGCACTTACACTGCTTGCTTTGGTTTACCTCCCTGGTGTTATTGCTGCCATTCTACAACTGTACCGAGGCACAAAATACCGTCAATTCCCAGACTGGCTGGACCACTGGATGCTTTGCCGAAAGCAGCTTGGCTTGCTGGCCCTGGGATTTGCCTTCCTTCATGTCCTCTACACACTTGTGATTCCTATTCGATATTATGTACGATGGAGGTCGGGAAACCTAACTGTTACCCAG GCAATACTCAAGAAGGAGAATCCATTTAGTACCTCCTCAGCCTGGCTTAGTGATTCATATGTGGCTTTGGGAATACTTGGATTTTTTCTGTTTGTACTCTTGGGAATCACTTCTTTGCCATCTGTAAGCAATGCAGTCAACTGGAGAGAGTTCCGATTTGTCCAG TCCAAACTGGGTTATTTGACCCTGATCTTGTGTACAGCCCACACTCTGGTGTACGGTGGAAAGAGATTCCTCAGCCCTTCAAATCTCAGATGGTATCTTCCTGCAGCCTACGTGTTAGGGCTCATCATTCCTTGCACCGTGCTGGTGATCAAGTTTGTCCTAATCATGCCATGTGTAGACAACACCCTTACAAGGATCCGCCAGGGCTGGGAAAGGAACTCCAAACACTAG